Below is a window of Ammoniphilus sp. CFH 90114 DNA.
GTTAGTTAAGGCTTTCCAAAGTACGTTGGAAGAGGTCACTCAAGCGGATCTGTTGTTGCATGTGATCGATAGCTCAAGTCCTGAGCGAGATGAACAAATTGCCACAGTAGAATCCGTGTTGGATGGAATAGGGGCCTTGGACGTTCCGATCATTAAGGTCTATAACAAGGCAGATCTTTTAGAAGTCAAACCGTATCTCCAGCGAGACGACGTTCTGGTCTCTTCTGTCACGGGGGATGGATTGGCTGAACTCATGCGTATGGTGGAAGAGAAAGTCTTTGCTGATGTTTCCCTCTATTCCTTAATGCTTCCTTATGATCAGTCCATGATCATGTCTAAACTACATAGAATGGGTGAAGTCACACAGAAGGAAGAGACAGAAGAAGGATGGAAGTTAACCGTCCGACTCTCAGAAGAGAATTATGGGCGGTTATCTTCAGAGCTTTCTCCATACCTACAATCATAATAGATAACAAAATGCACATTATGTAAACCAAGGAGTTAAACCTTTCATGTATACATTGCTAAAGCACGGAGAATATTTTAGACCATTCGTTGAAGCGGCAGAGGAAAAAATCGAGCCGCGTGTGAAAGAAATCAATGTCATGTCGGACTACAATCAATTCAAAGTCTTGAGGGCTTTTCAAGAAGAAGAAGTGAGCGATTATCACTTTGCTCCTTCTACTGGATATGGTTATGATGATGTGGGCCGATCCACGCTGGAAAAAATCTATGCTAAGGTGTTTGGAGGGGAAGCTGCCCTAGTTCGCCCGCAAATTATATCGGGTACACATGCCATTGCGATCTCGTTGTTTGGGATTCTTCGTCCTGGAGATGAATTGATGTACATCACAGGGGCACCCTACGATACGTTGGAAGAAGTGGTTGGAGTTCGAGGGAATGGTCAGGGTTCGCTAAAGGATTACCAGATCGACTATCAAGCGATCCCCCTAACCGAGGAAGGGGCGGTTGATTTTGAACGGGTAGCTCAAGCTATTTCAGAGAAAACGAAGGTCATTGGTATTCAGCGTTCCAGAGGCTATGCGGATCGTCCGTCCTTTCCCATTGAACAACTTCGTGAAATGATCCAATTCGTAAAAGAAATTAAACCGGATGTCATTGTCTTTGTCGATAATTGTTATGGAGAATTCACAGAGGCGCTTGAACCAACTCAAGTAGGAGCCGACATTATGGCGGGCTCTTTAATCAAGAATCCTGGAGGCGGAATAGCGAAAACCGGAGGGTATATTGTGGGAAGAGAAAACTTGGTGACTCTTGCCTCTTACCGGATGGCTGCACCAGGGATTGGCGCAGAAGGAGGAGCTTCCTTATACTCTCTTCATGAGATGTACCAAGGGTTCTTTTTAGCTCCCCATGTGGTCGGAGAAGCGCTGAAGGGAGCCACCTTCACGGCTGCGTTATTAGAAAGCCTCGGTTTTAGAACAAATCCCAAATGGAATGATCCAAGAACAGACCTGATTCAATCCGTCGAATTTGGAAGTGCAGAGAAGCTCATTGCCTTTTGCCAAGGAATCCAGAAGGCGTCTCCTGTGGATTCTCATGTGCGTCCGGAACCGAGTGAGATGCCAGGGTATGCCGATCAGGTGATCATGGCTGCGGGAACCTTTATCCAAGGGGCAAGTATTGAACTATCGGCGGATGGCCCATTAAGACCCCCGTATCTTGGATTTGTTCAGGGTGGCTTAACCTACTCTCACGTAAAGGTAGGCGTACTGACGGCGTTAGATGCACTTGCTGAGAAGGGCCTCTTGCCTCTTTCCTAGGGACACGCCTTATTTATGTCAGTTTTTATTACAAGCATTGACATGTATGTTGAACATGGTAAAATATATGTAATGGCTTTAATAAAAATTGCTTCGGAAGAGGGTGTTCAGGATGGGCGACGATATTCGCCGCAATATGGCCCTATTTCCCATTGGGATTGTGATGAAGCTAACGGATTTAACGGCTAGACAGATTCGCTACTACGAAACGAACGAACTGATTCAACCAGCCAGAACGGAAGGGAATCAGCGTTTGTTTTCCTTTAACGATGTTGATAGGCTTCTAACCATCAAGTCCTACATTGAGAAGGGGCTTAATATTGCAGGGATTAAGCAAGTAATGAACCTTAATAAGGAAGAGCCGGTGAAGGAAGCAACCGTCATTTCAGATAGTTCCGAGAAGAAGCGCAAGGAGATGTCTGATACCGAGTTAAGGCAGTTGCTTAAGCAGCAATTGATGATGAATCGACCGGGATCTACCCCGATGAATCGCGGAGAGTTATCTAGATTTTTCCATTAGGAAGAATATAGACCTTAAAGAAATGAAAGTGAAGAGAAATTTGAGGAGGTCAGGAAATGAGTACACGTTATACGAAAGAAGACATTATGCGTTTAGCTAATGAATCCAATGTGAAATATATCCGTCTAGGATTCACAGATTTGTTAGGAATGATCAAGAATGTGGAGATTCCTGTTAGTCAATTGGAGAAGGCTCTTGACAACAAGATGATGTTTGACGGATCTTCCATCGAAGGTTTCGTTCGTATTGAGGAATCTGACATGTATTTATACCCAGATCTAGATACATGGACCGTTTTCCCTTGGGGAAGTGATTTCGGAACGGTTGCGATGTTGATCTGTGACGTGTATTTAGCTGATGGAGTAACTCCGTTCCCAGGGGATCCACGTGGAATTCTTAAGCGTCAATTAAAGAAGGCAGAAGAAATGGGCTTCACTGCAATGAATGTAGGTCCAGAGCCTGAATTCTTCCTATTTAAATTAGATGATAAAGGGGAACCGACCCTTGACTTAAATGATAATGGCGGCTATTTTGACTTCGCTCCGCTTGATCTAGGAGAAAACTGCCGTCGTGATATCGTTCTGACTCTTGAGAAGATGGGCTTTGAGATCGAAGCTTCTCACCATGAGGTAGCTCCAGGTCAGCACGAAATTGATTTTAAATACGCGAATGCGATTAAAGCAGCGGACCAAATTCAGATCTTCAAGCTCGTGGTAAAGACGATCGCTCGTCAGCATGGATTGAATGCGACCTTCATGCCGAAGCCATTGTTTGGTATTAACGGATCTGGTATGCACTGTAACCAATCCCTATTCAATGGCAAAGAAAATGCGTTCTACGATGAAAGTGATGAACTAGGTTTAAGCAAAGCGGCTAAACAGTACATGGCCGGAATCCTGAAGCATTCTCGTGGATTCTCTGCTATTACGAACCCGCTTGTTAACTCCTACAAGCGTCTTGTACCAGGATATGAGGCTCCATGTTATGTTGCTTGGTCCGCCAAGAATAGAAGTCCACTAGTTCGTATTCCTTCTTCTCGTGGTTTAAGCACGCGTGTAGAAGTTCGTAATCCAGATCCTGCTGCTAACCCATATTTGGCCCTAGCCGTCATGCTAGCTGCTGGATTGGACGGTATCGAGAATAATTTGCCATGCCCTCCAGGAACAGATCGCAATATCTATGTGATGAATGAAGCTGAAAGAGAAGAAGCAGGCATTGAAACCTTGCCAGCAAGCTTGAAGGAAGCTCTTGAGTGCTTAAAGAACGATTCAGTCATTATCGAAGCGCTTGGTGAACATGCTGTTCTTCACTTCATCGAAGCGAAGGAAATTGAGTGGGATATGTTCCGTACCCAAATTCACGCTTGGGAAAGAGATCAGTACATGGTTAACTATTAATATGATCTTGAGCATTTTTGCAGGACCCCTTTCGGAGGGGTCCTGTTTTTTTTTTTGTATGCTGTATGCCCTACTGAAACGGCCGAGCTACTTATATAAATTTTTTTCCTAAAAGTGAATTCTTTTGTAGGTTTTCTTCGTAGAAGCTTGGGAGAGGATGTTATAGTAAGGAGGAGTAACGATGGAATGGTTGTTATGGGGTATTATTGTTTTGTTTTTTATTGGGAGTCTTGTTGGGATCGTTGTACCTGTCATACCGGATGCCTTACTAGTATGGGGAGGATTCTTGATTTATCAATTTTTTGTTTCTGATCAAGGGCTGCCTCCTTGGTTTTGGTGGGCAATGGGTGGGGTTACGGTTCTTATTATCCTAGCGGACGTTCTGACAAATATGGTTTTCGTGAAAAAGTATGGGGGATCAAAAGCTGGTATGATCGCTTCCGTTATAGGATTGCTAATTGGTCCGTTTATCTTAGGTCCTATCGGGGTCCTCGTTGGTCCCATTCTCCTAGTCTTTGCTGTAGAGTGGTTTCGCAACAAGGATGCCGGCATCTCAATGAAGATAGCCTTAGGTACATTAGCGGCCTTCTTTAGCAGTGCTGGAGCCAAACTTGTTCTGCAACTTATTATGATTACCACGTTTTTCATTGCCATATAAGGGGTGGATCTTCGGTAGAGGATTCGGGAGATGGTCGGAGCGCTTTTGGGTGTCAACCCGAGGTTTTGCGTACCCGAAAATGGTGGGATTGCGTTTTGGGGGTGTCAATCTGTGGTTTTGAGTACCCGAAAATGGTCGGACCGCGATTTTGGGGTGTCAATCTGGATTTTTGACACCCCGAAATTCGCCCATCCTCGTTTTCAGGGCGCCAATCATTGGGGGATCTGACCTCCCGCTGACCCAGCTGTGATAGGAATGAGAAAGGGTGTCCCCAAAATCGGTTTTCCGATCTGGGGACACCCTCTATATTTCTATGACTAGTGTAGATTCCTAAAAACGCCTACTACTTTCCCTAGGATCGTCACATGGGGTAAGAGGATAGGCTCTAAATCAGGATTCTCTGGCTGCAGACGAATATGGTTCTTCTCTTTGTAAAAGGTCTTTACAGTTGCTTCCTCATCTTCTGTCATCGCAACAACGATGTCTCCGTTATTCGCCACAGATTGCTGCCTAACAATGACATAATCTCCGTCCAGAATTCCTGCTTCAATCATACTGTTTCCTTCCACCTTCAACATATAAATCGTATCAGGCCCTACCATTCGCTCTGGTAGCACAAAATACTCTTCTACATTCTCTACTGCGAGAATCGGTTCCCCTGCTGTTACTTTCCCAACGACAGGAATTCTAACGGTTGGTACACTGATGTCTTCTTCCGGAAGGTCGAGATCATCTAATATTTCAATGGCCCTTGGTTTCGTTGGATCTCGACGGATTAATCCCTTCTTCTCTAGGCGGGCTAAATGACCATGTACTGTTGAGCTTGATGCAAGTCCGACGGCTTCTCCAATCTCCCGCACGGAAGGTGGGTACCCCTTGTCCTTCACTTCTCTCTTAATGAAGTCAAGGATGGCATGCTGACGCGATGATAACTTCATCCTGTTTCCCCCTTGCTTTTACCAAAACCTTCTTTTTTTTTCATTATAACAAGGATTGGTCAAATATACAAACATAAGTTCGAGAAAAAAGCGTTGACAGGAACATTCGTTCGAATTATAGTGTAATTAAGATCATTTGTTCGTATATAGAGAGAGGATGAAGGTAATGAGAGCGATTGTTTTTGGGTTTACTATGATGGTGTTGTTATTTACGAGCTTATTTCATATAGTTGGTAACATTACATGGACGAAGCCAGCCTATGCAAGTGGGTTGACTTCCTATGAGCAAGTTATTGTTCAGTCAGGGGATTCTCTATGGAAGATTGCAGATCAATTTAACGAAGATCATCAATTAACTATTCCCCAGATGATTCAACTTATAATCGATGAGAATCAGCTGGATAGTGCCTACATATATCCTGGTCAACAGATTCATATCCCACGATCGGTTCAGTAAATAGACTCTAGAAGGTAGGGTATGGTACAATATAGGAACACCTTTTAGAGAGGAGACAGATTCAATTGGTTACTCCTGAGAAGATTGAGCGCATTAACGAGTTGGCCAGGAAGTCGAAGTCAACGGGACTGACTCCGGCAGAGAAGAAAGAACAAGATGCTTTGAGACAGGAATATATTCAAGCCGTCAGAATGTCCTTGAAAGCAAATTTAGATTCGTTGAAGATTGTGGACGAAGAAGGTAACGTCCTTAAGGAATACGGAGAAAACAAACTCAAGAAAGACGTGCACTAAGAAGCCATCACAAGAACGTGATGGTTTTTTGGTCTCTGTTCCTTGTGAAAGCACACTGGATGTTCGACTGATATACTAAAAAAAGGGTACAATAGAAGTGGACTATATTGGTATGAAAGTTAAAGCAAGGTAAGTTAATGAACATAAGTACGATTTCTTGAATAAGAGCTGACATATAGTGTGAGGAGGAATAAGTTTATGACTACAGGATTAAAATTGCAGTTGAATCAGGAGCAGATTGAGAAGATGGTATTAGATTTCATAAAAACGAGTCAGCCGGAGTTTGCCGTACAGGATGCTATGTTAGAAACAAGTTATATTGAGGATCGCATTGACTCTTGGTGGGTAGCCTGTGAACATAAGAATGGGGATGAGTCCATTATGGAAGATGAGCAGATTCTTCTCTTGATCCAACAAAAGCAAGGCTGGGAAAGTGTTGTGGAGCACCATATTAAGGATTCAGAACAAGCAGGCTTCGTACTAGAAGTGAAGGGTAAGTAAGGATGATTCGCTGCCTGAAGTGTCAGGATAAGGAGGAAAACGGACATGTCACCTTTATCCGAACAGGAGATTCAAGTGATAGAGAAATTTGGATTTAGGATTAATGGGGAAAAAGTGGTCCACAAGAAAATGGGGTTGGAGAAAGAGATCAGTGGTTTTGCGGGGTTTTCTAGTATAGAGGAACTCGAGAGTTTTGTGAAG
It encodes the following:
- a CDS encoding methionine gamma-lyase family protein; this translates as MYTLLKHGEYFRPFVEAAEEKIEPRVKEINVMSDYNQFKVLRAFQEEEVSDYHFAPSTGYGYDDVGRSTLEKIYAKVFGGEAALVRPQIISGTHAIAISLFGILRPGDELMYITGAPYDTLEEVVGVRGNGQGSLKDYQIDYQAIPLTEEGAVDFERVAQAISEKTKVIGIQRSRGYADRPSFPIEQLREMIQFVKEIKPDVIVFVDNCYGEFTEALEPTQVGADIMAGSLIKNPGGGIAKTGGYIVGRENLVTLASYRMAAPGIGAEGGASLYSLHEMYQGFFLAPHVVGEALKGATFTAALLESLGFRTNPKWNDPRTDLIQSVEFGSAEKLIAFCQGIQKASPVDSHVRPEPSEMPGYADQVIMAAGTFIQGASIELSADGPLRPPYLGFVQGGLTYSHVKVGVLTALDALAEKGLLPLS
- a CDS encoding MerR family transcriptional regulator, producing MGDDIRRNMALFPIGIVMKLTDLTARQIRYYETNELIQPARTEGNQRLFSFNDVDRLLTIKSYIEKGLNIAGIKQVMNLNKEEPVKEATVISDSSEKKRKEMSDTELRQLLKQQLMMNRPGSTPMNRGELSRFFH
- the glnA gene encoding type I glutamate--ammonia ligase, giving the protein MSTRYTKEDIMRLANESNVKYIRLGFTDLLGMIKNVEIPVSQLEKALDNKMMFDGSSIEGFVRIEESDMYLYPDLDTWTVFPWGSDFGTVAMLICDVYLADGVTPFPGDPRGILKRQLKKAEEMGFTAMNVGPEPEFFLFKLDDKGEPTLDLNDNGGYFDFAPLDLGENCRRDIVLTLEKMGFEIEASHHEVAPGQHEIDFKYANAIKAADQIQIFKLVVKTIARQHGLNATFMPKPLFGINGSGMHCNQSLFNGKENAFYDESDELGLSKAAKQYMAGILKHSRGFSAITNPLVNSYKRLVPGYEAPCYVAWSAKNRSPLVRIPSSRGLSTRVEVRNPDPAANPYLALAVMLAAGLDGIENNLPCPPGTDRNIYVMNEAEREEAGIETLPASLKEALECLKNDSVIIEALGEHAVLHFIEAKEIEWDMFRTQIHAWERDQYMVNY
- a CDS encoding DUF456 domain-containing protein, which translates into the protein MEWLLWGIIVLFFIGSLVGIVVPVIPDALLVWGGFLIYQFFVSDQGLPPWFWWAMGGVTVLIILADVLTNMVFVKKYGGSKAGMIASVIGLLIGPFILGPIGVLVGPILLVFAVEWFRNKDAGISMKIALGTLAAFFSSAGAKLVLQLIMITTFFIAI
- the lexA gene encoding transcriptional repressor LexA; the encoded protein is MKLSSRQHAILDFIKREVKDKGYPPSVREIGEAVGLASSSTVHGHLARLEKKGLIRRDPTKPRAIEILDDLDLPEEDISVPTVRIPVVGKVTAGEPILAVENVEEYFVLPERMVGPDTIYMLKVEGNSMIEAGILDGDYVIVRQQSVANNGDIVVAMTEDEEATVKTFYKEKNHIRLQPENPDLEPILLPHVTILGKVVGVFRNLH
- a CDS encoding LysM peptidoglycan-binding domain-containing protein, translating into MRAIVFGFTMMVLLFTSLFHIVGNITWTKPAYASGLTSYEQVIVQSGDSLWKIADQFNEDHQLTIPQMIQLIIDENQLDSAYIYPGQQIHIPRSVQ
- a CDS encoding DUF896 domain-containing protein → MVTPEKIERINELARKSKSTGLTPAEKKEQDALRQEYIQAVRMSLKANLDSLKIVDEEGNVLKEYGENKLKKDVH